A section of the Streptomyces sp. SCL15-4 genome encodes:
- a CDS encoding lyase family protein produces MNTPDTGAPDTGAALVDAGLLSPVRAGSPAEETTSDRAWLQAMLDAEAALVRAQAALGNVPEEAARTITALARADRLDLRALAVLGRGAANPVVAVVRAFTDLVAAVDPAAADQVHRGSTSQDILDTAAMLVAARTLDVLLADLDDMAGSLRMLAGAHTGTPMAGRTLGLHAVPTTFGLKAAGWLVAVARAADRLRRLRTEELVVQLGGAAGTLAGYVEYERLHREARGEPPEPEYARRLTERFAAETGLGAPLLPWHSHRAPVAALAAELALATGVLGKIAVDVQSLARTETAEVAEPAAAGRGVSSAMPHKRNPALATLIRSAALQVPAYAGVLTQAMLSEDERSAGAWHAEWLPLRECLRLAGGAAHTARELVAGLVVDPGRMRANLGLSGGLIVSERLAAALASVLGKATAKEVVSRAAAESAATGRPLAEVLAAVPELAGRFDAGVLGALLDPAAYTGAAGELTDRALRAAKAPAPRDRASGAGR; encoded by the coding sequence GTGAACACCCCCGACACGGGCGCCCCCGACACGGGCGCGGCCCTCGTCGACGCCGGGCTGCTGAGCCCGGTGCGCGCCGGCAGCCCCGCCGAGGAGACCACCTCCGACCGGGCGTGGCTCCAGGCGATGCTGGACGCGGAGGCGGCGCTGGTGCGGGCCCAGGCGGCGCTGGGCAACGTGCCCGAGGAGGCGGCGCGGACCATCACCGCGCTGGCCCGCGCCGACCGCCTGGACCTGCGCGCGCTGGCCGTGCTCGGCCGGGGCGCGGCCAATCCGGTGGTGGCCGTGGTGCGGGCGTTCACCGACCTGGTGGCGGCCGTCGACCCGGCCGCCGCGGACCAGGTGCACCGGGGCTCGACCAGTCAGGACATCCTGGACACCGCCGCGATGCTGGTGGCCGCCCGCACCCTGGACGTGCTGCTGGCCGACCTGGACGACATGGCCGGCTCGCTGCGGATGCTGGCCGGCGCGCACACGGGGACGCCGATGGCGGGGCGGACGCTCGGGCTGCACGCGGTACCGACCACCTTCGGCCTCAAGGCCGCCGGCTGGCTGGTGGCCGTGGCGCGGGCGGCGGACCGGCTGCGCCGGCTGCGCACGGAGGAGCTGGTCGTCCAGCTCGGCGGCGCGGCGGGCACGCTGGCGGGCTACGTCGAGTACGAGCGGCTGCACCGCGAGGCGCGGGGCGAGCCCCCGGAACCGGAGTACGCGCGCCGGCTGACGGAGCGGTTCGCCGCGGAGACCGGCCTCGGTGCCCCGCTCCTGCCGTGGCACAGCCACCGTGCGCCGGTCGCCGCGCTGGCCGCCGAACTGGCCCTGGCCACCGGGGTGCTGGGCAAGATCGCGGTGGATGTGCAGTCGCTGGCGCGCACCGAGACCGCCGAGGTGGCGGAGCCGGCGGCGGCCGGACGGGGTGTCTCCTCGGCGATGCCGCACAAGCGCAATCCGGCGCTGGCCACGCTGATCCGCTCCGCCGCCCTCCAGGTGCCCGCGTACGCGGGCGTGCTGACGCAGGCGATGCTCTCGGAGGACGAGCGGTCGGCCGGTGCCTGGCACGCGGAGTGGCTGCCGCTGCGCGAGTGTCTGCGGCTGGCGGGCGGGGCGGCGCACACCGCACGGGAGCTGGTGGCCGGGCTGGTGGTGGATCCCGGGAGGATGCGCGCCAACCTCGGCCTGAGCGGCGGTCTGATCGTCTCCGAGCGGCTCGCGGCGGCGCTGGCGTCCGTGCTCGGCAAGGCGACGGCCAAGGAGGTGGTGAGCCGGGCCGCCGCCGAGAGCGCCGCCACCGGCCGCCCCCTTGCCGAGGTCCTCGCCGCCGTACCCGAACTCGCCGGCCGCTTCGACGCCGGCGTCCTCGGCGCGCTCCTCGACCCGGCCGCGTACACGGGGGCGGCCGGGGAGCTGACCGATCGGGCGCTGCGGGCGGCCAAGGCTCCGGCCCCGCGGGACCGGGCTTCGGGGGCCGGGCGGTGA
- a CDS encoding FAD/NAD(P)-binding protein encodes MTSRRLDVCVIGAGPRGLSVLERLCANAAAEADRRPLTVHMVDPYPPGAGRVWRTDQSEHLLMNTVASQVTMFTDDSVRIEGALVPGPSLYEWARFLTLIGPMDGARHDERVLAEARALGPDSYPTRAFYGHYLEWVFQRVTRTAPGGLTTVVHRARAVGLTDEPDGTQRVRLDDGRSVAGLAAVVLAQGHLPVRRSRRQRELAEFAGAHGLGYVAPANPADADLSAVRPGETVALLGLGLNFFDHTALLTLGRGGRFERRGGRLVYLPSGREPRLVAGSRRGLPFHARGENQKGPHGRHEPALLTAEVIEELRQRARRRGGIDFRETVWPLVAKEAETVYYTALLTAADRTADARRLRAAYLAVPPGSRREQDILDEFGVAPADRWDWDRIARPYAGRDFVSPADFRGWLVAHLRADLASARAGNVDGPLKSALDVLRDLRNELRLVIDHGGLTGRSHRRDLDGWYTPLNAYLSIGPPAGRIEEAIALIEAGVLDVLGPDARAGADRARGTFVIESPAVPGSRVPAGTLVEARLPETDLRTTADPLLRRLLASGRCRPHRIGDPEGTSYETGGLAVTGAPFRVIDAEGRAHPRRFAFGVPTESVHWATAAGIRPGVNSVTLQDSDAIARAVLAAADRRPDDEMIGELTR; translated from the coding sequence ATGACCAGCCGACGGCTCGACGTCTGCGTGATCGGTGCCGGGCCCCGCGGCCTCTCGGTCCTCGAACGGCTGTGTGCGAACGCCGCGGCGGAAGCGGACCGCCGCCCGCTCACCGTGCACATGGTCGACCCGTATCCGCCGGGCGCCGGGCGGGTGTGGCGCACCGACCAGTCCGAGCACCTGCTGATGAACACGGTGGCCTCCCAGGTCACGATGTTCACCGACGACAGCGTGCGGATCGAGGGGGCGCTCGTCCCGGGGCCGAGCCTGTACGAGTGGGCGCGCTTCCTCACCCTGATCGGCCCCATGGACGGTGCGCGCCACGACGAGCGGGTGCTGGCCGAGGCCCGCGCGCTCGGCCCCGACTCGTATCCCACCCGCGCCTTCTACGGCCACTACCTGGAGTGGGTCTTCCAGCGGGTCACCCGGACCGCGCCGGGCGGCCTGACGACCGTGGTGCACCGGGCCCGCGCGGTCGGCCTGACCGACGAGCCGGACGGCACCCAGCGGGTGCGGCTCGACGACGGCCGGAGCGTGGCGGGCCTGGCCGCCGTGGTCCTCGCCCAGGGCCATCTGCCGGTACGGCGCTCCCGCCGCCAGCGGGAGCTGGCCGAGTTCGCCGGGGCGCACGGGCTCGGCTACGTCGCACCCGCCAACCCGGCGGACGCGGACCTGTCGGCGGTGCGCCCCGGCGAGACGGTGGCCCTGCTCGGGCTGGGGCTCAACTTCTTCGACCACACGGCCCTGTTGACGCTCGGCCGGGGCGGGCGGTTCGAGCGGCGGGGCGGCCGGCTGGTCTATCTGCCGTCCGGACGGGAGCCCCGGCTGGTGGCCGGCTCCCGCCGGGGCCTGCCCTTCCACGCGCGGGGCGAGAACCAGAAGGGCCCGCACGGGCGGCACGAACCGGCCCTGCTGACCGCGGAGGTGATCGAGGAGCTGCGGCAGCGGGCCCGGCGCCGGGGCGGGATCGACTTCCGCGAGACGGTGTGGCCGCTGGTCGCCAAGGAGGCCGAGACCGTCTACTACACCGCGCTGCTCACGGCCGCCGACCGGACGGCGGACGCGCGCCGGCTGCGCGCGGCCTATCTCGCGGTGCCGCCGGGGAGCCGGCGCGAGCAGGACATCCTCGACGAGTTCGGCGTGGCGCCGGCCGACCGCTGGGACTGGGACCGGATCGCCCGCCCGTACGCGGGACGCGACTTCGTCTCGCCGGCCGACTTCCGCGGCTGGCTGGTCGCGCACCTGCGCGCGGATCTGGCGTCGGCGCGGGCCGGCAATGTCGACGGGCCGCTGAAGTCGGCGCTCGACGTGCTGCGCGACCTGCGCAACGAACTGCGGCTCGTGATCGACCACGGCGGCCTCACCGGCCGCTCGCACCGGCGTGACCTGGACGGCTGGTACACGCCGTTGAACGCGTACCTGTCCATCGGGCCGCCCGCCGGGCGGATCGAGGAGGCGATCGCGCTGATCGAGGCCGGCGTGCTGGACGTGCTCGGCCCGGACGCGCGGGCCGGGGCGGACCGGGCACGGGGCACGTTCGTGATCGAGTCCCCGGCGGTGCCCGGCTCCCGGGTCCCGGCCGGCACCCTCGTCGAGGCGCGCCTGCCGGAGACCGACCTGCGCACGACCGCCGATCCGCTGCTGCGCCGGCTCCTGGCCTCCGGACGGTGCCGTCCGCACCGGATCGGCGACCCGGAGGGGACGTCGTACGAGACGGGCGGCCTCGCCGTGACCGGCGCGCCGTTCCGGGTGATCGACGCCGAGGGCCGGGCGCATCCGCGCCGCTTCGCCTTCGGGGTGCCCACGGAGTCCGTGCACTGGGCGACGGCGGCCGGCATCCGTCCCGGGGTGAACTCGGTGACGCTCCAGGACTCGGACGCCATCGCACGTGCCGTCCTCGCGGCGGCGGACCGGCGGCCGGACGACGAGATGATCGGAGAGCTGACGCGGTGA
- a CDS encoding prephenate dehydrogenase: protein MRTVAVVGTGLIGTSIALALRARGITPYLLDDDPEAARTAAGLGAGVAEVPRTPVDLAVLAVPPQHVATCLRRQQTRGLAHDFTDVSSVKVRPQREAAELGCDLARFVGGHPMAGRERSGPLAALPDLFHGRPWVLTPAGRAGERAVGRATELARLCGARPVVMEPAQHDRAVALVSHTPHLVASLLAGRLLDGEESQLQLAGQGLRDATRIAAGDAGLWTDILSSNAAAVVEVLTELAGELETALGALRELAEAPAARDAGGRDRLTAALARGVRGRGLIQGRAPGGLRLSGAAAGT from the coding sequence ATGCGCACCGTCGCGGTGGTCGGCACGGGCCTGATCGGCACGTCGATCGCCCTGGCGCTGCGCGCCCGGGGCATCACCCCCTACCTCCTCGACGACGACCCCGAGGCCGCGCGCACCGCCGCCGGCCTCGGCGCGGGGGTGGCGGAAGTACCGCGCACCCCCGTGGACCTGGCCGTCCTCGCCGTACCCCCGCAGCATGTCGCCACGTGTCTGCGCCGGCAGCAGACACGGGGGCTGGCCCACGACTTCACCGACGTCTCCAGCGTGAAGGTGCGGCCGCAGCGGGAGGCCGCGGAGCTGGGCTGCGACCTGGCCCGTTTCGTGGGCGGGCACCCCATGGCGGGCCGGGAGCGGTCGGGGCCGCTCGCGGCGCTGCCCGACCTGTTCCACGGCCGGCCCTGGGTGCTGACCCCGGCGGGCCGGGCCGGCGAGCGGGCGGTCGGCCGGGCGACGGAGCTGGCCCGGCTGTGCGGGGCGCGCCCGGTGGTGATGGAGCCCGCCCAGCACGACCGGGCGGTGGCCCTCGTCTCGCACACCCCGCACCTGGTCGCGAGCCTGCTCGCGGGCCGGCTGCTGGACGGCGAGGAGTCCCAGCTCCAGCTCGCCGGCCAGGGCCTGCGCGACGCCACGCGGATCGCCGCGGGCGACGCCGGCCTGTGGACGGACATCCTCAGTTCCAACGCGGCGGCCGTCGTGGAGGTGCTGACGGAGCTGGCCGGGGAGCTGGAGACGGCCCTGGGCGCCCTGCGGGAGCTGGCGGAGGCCCCTGCGGCCCGGGACGCCGGCGGCCGGGACCGGCTCACCGCGGCCCTGGCCCGCGGGGTGCGCGGGCGCGGCCTGATCCAGGGGCGGGCGCCGGGCGGCCTGCGGCTGAGCGGTGCCGCCGCCGGGACATGA
- a CDS encoding phytanoyl-CoA dioxygenase family protein encodes MTVQDPTAFTLTEEERALLPTDEDVAFYAEHGWYLSEKIFTDEETARLEAASERFYAGHRDRTLPVRPSKLAYWEPEHGPVQRHNDYIHYEDDTIGAVLRKPLLGAVAARLAEAAEIRVFQSTLIYKPPVAGEPSNIVPWHFDRHYWATSTSERMLTAFIPFHDCDEELGTITMVDGSHHWKETAANDATSLHFAERDRGELDQMLEENAAYNNTEVRKVPMVIPRGHVSFHHCRTYHGSGANVGDRPRRAISFHLQDGENRYRPFRRSDGTAVAYNHDVLVRRTAEGTPDYADPEFLPVLWRTR; translated from the coding sequence GTGACTGTTCAGGACCCCACCGCTTTCACCCTGACCGAGGAGGAGCGCGCGCTCCTGCCCACCGACGAGGACGTGGCCTTCTACGCCGAGCACGGCTGGTACCTGTCCGAGAAGATCTTCACCGACGAGGAGACCGCACGGCTCGAGGCCGCCAGCGAGCGTTTCTACGCCGGCCACCGCGACCGTACGCTGCCGGTCCGCCCGTCGAAGCTGGCGTACTGGGAGCCGGAGCACGGTCCCGTGCAGCGGCACAACGACTACATCCACTACGAGGACGACACGATCGGCGCCGTCCTGCGCAAGCCGCTGCTCGGCGCGGTGGCCGCGCGGCTCGCCGAGGCCGCGGAGATCCGGGTGTTCCAGTCCACCCTGATCTACAAACCGCCGGTGGCCGGGGAGCCGTCGAACATCGTGCCCTGGCACTTCGACCGGCACTACTGGGCCACCTCCACCTCCGAGCGGATGCTGACCGCGTTCATCCCCTTCCACGACTGTGACGAGGAACTGGGCACCATCACGATGGTGGACGGCAGTCACCACTGGAAGGAGACCGCCGCCAACGACGCGACGTCCCTGCACTTCGCCGAGCGCGACCGGGGCGAACTCGACCAGATGCTGGAGGAGAACGCGGCGTACAACAACACGGAGGTCCGCAAGGTCCCGATGGTGATCCCCAGGGGCCACGTCAGCTTCCACCACTGCCGCACCTACCACGGCAGCGGCGCCAACGTCGGCGACCGGCCCCGCCGCGCCATCTCCTTCCACCTCCAGGACGGCGAGAACCGCTACCGGCCCTTCCGCCGCTCCGACGGCACCGCGGTGGCGTACAACCACGACGTGCTGGTGCGCAGGACCGCCGAGGGGACCCCGGACTACGCGGACCCCGAGTTCCTGCCGGTGCTGTGGCGCACCCGCTGA
- the hppD gene encoding 4-hydroxyphenylpyruvate dioxygenase: MNIGAVDHVEFYVGDARQSAFYLCTAFGFRVRGQAGPETGRADSRSLLLSQGGIDLVLTSALTPGHPAAHYVSRHGDGVANIAFEVPDAAEAFATAVARGATPVEEPVTHGRCGTEVVTASVLGFGDVAHRFTQRTGDRADFLPGTMDIIADDPDESERLLHTVDHAAICLPAGTLRPTVAFYEEVFGFRQIFEEFIEVGEQAMDSKVVQSPSGEVTFTLIEPVTDRRPGQIDAFLARHGGAGVQHLALLTDDIVTAVPAMEARGVGFLDTPGTYYDELAERLGEPELRIEDLRRTNVLVDRDHWGQVFQIFTQSMHVRKTFFWEVIDRHGARTFGSGNIKALYEAVAREKAMA; the protein is encoded by the coding sequence GTGAACATCGGAGCCGTGGACCACGTCGAGTTCTACGTCGGCGACGCCCGGCAGTCGGCGTTCTACCTGTGCACCGCGTTCGGCTTCCGGGTGCGCGGCCAGGCGGGTCCCGAGACGGGCCGCGCGGACAGCCGGTCGCTGCTGCTGAGCCAGGGCGGCATCGACCTGGTGCTCACCTCCGCGCTGACCCCCGGCCATCCGGCGGCGCACTACGTCTCCCGGCACGGCGACGGCGTGGCCAACATCGCCTTCGAAGTCCCGGACGCCGCCGAGGCGTTCGCGACCGCCGTGGCGCGGGGGGCGACACCGGTGGAGGAGCCCGTCACGCACGGCCGGTGCGGCACCGAGGTCGTCACGGCGTCCGTGCTCGGCTTCGGCGACGTGGCGCACCGCTTCACGCAGCGGACCGGGGACCGGGCCGACTTCCTGCCCGGCACGATGGACATCATCGCCGACGACCCCGACGAGAGCGAACGGCTGCTGCACACCGTCGACCACGCGGCGATCTGCCTGCCGGCGGGCACCCTGCGGCCGACGGTCGCCTTCTACGAGGAGGTCTTCGGGTTCCGCCAGATCTTCGAGGAGTTCATCGAGGTCGGCGAGCAGGCCATGGACTCCAAGGTGGTGCAGAGCCCGTCCGGCGAGGTCACCTTCACCCTCATCGAGCCGGTGACGGACCGTCGGCCCGGCCAGATCGACGCGTTCCTGGCCCGCCACGGCGGCGCCGGAGTGCAGCATCTCGCGCTGCTCACCGACGACATCGTCACCGCGGTGCCGGCCATGGAGGCCCGCGGTGTCGGCTTCCTGGACACCCCGGGCACCTACTACGACGAGCTGGCCGAGCGGCTGGGCGAGCCCGAGCTGCGCATCGAGGACCTGCGGCGCACCAACGTCCTGGTCGACCGGGACCACTGGGGCCAGGTCTTCCAGATCTTCACCCAGTCCATGCACGTACGGAAGACCTTCTTCTGGGAGGTCATCGACCGGCACGGGGCCCGCACGTTCGGCAGCGGCAACATCAAGGCGCTCTACGAGGCCGTGGCCCGCGAGAAGGCGATGGCCTGA
- a CDS encoding beta-ketoacyl-[acyl-carrier-protein] synthase family protein, giving the protein MTAALPGAVITGLGTFTPLGRGAAGTFDALCHGKSGLRRPPEGHLLDGTVGSAGIAPDIEAREVLPPSEGRLVDRYALMALAAADDALADAGIVVGRDVDPERVAVVVSSGAGGLTTYEAQAHERVRRGPTAVSPYLLPGMLPNMAAARIAIKHGIRGWSSAVATACAAGAHAVAEAARLIRYGEADVVVCGGAEAPLNPTSALAFAHARALASGWDDDPEAASRPFDRRRNGFVLAEGAGVLVVERVEHADARGAAGYADLLGWGATTDAFKPTAPRPDGEGAAQAMRGALRTGGLTPGDIGYINAHGTATKLGDIAETRAVRAVFEDRSPAVSSTKSMTGHLLGGSGAVEAAICALAVARGTLPPTHNLDEVDPACDLDHVRGEARRVPVQAVLSNSFAFGGHNVSLLFGTAGTRARRREEGEST; this is encoded by the coding sequence ATGACCGCCGCGCTCCCGGGTGCCGTGATCACCGGGCTCGGCACCTTCACTCCGCTCGGCCGGGGCGCCGCCGGCACGTTCGACGCGCTGTGCCACGGCAAGTCCGGTCTGCGCAGGCCGCCGGAGGGGCACCTGCTCGACGGCACCGTGGGCAGCGCCGGCATCGCGCCGGACATCGAGGCGCGCGAGGTGCTGCCGCCCAGCGAGGGCCGGCTGGTCGACCGCTACGCCCTGATGGCCCTGGCCGCCGCCGACGACGCCCTCGCCGACGCGGGGATCGTGGTGGGCCGGGACGTGGACCCCGAGCGCGTCGCGGTGGTCGTCTCCAGCGGCGCGGGCGGCCTGACCACGTACGAGGCACAGGCCCACGAGCGGGTCCGGCGCGGCCCGACGGCGGTCAGCCCCTATCTGCTGCCCGGCATGCTGCCCAACATGGCGGCGGCCCGGATCGCCATCAAGCACGGTATCCGCGGCTGGAGTTCGGCCGTCGCCACCGCCTGCGCGGCCGGTGCCCACGCCGTGGCGGAGGCCGCCCGGCTGATCCGCTACGGCGAGGCCGACGTGGTGGTCTGCGGCGGCGCCGAGGCGCCGCTCAACCCGACCTCCGCCCTGGCGTTCGCCCACGCCCGGGCCCTGGCCAGCGGCTGGGACGACGACCCGGAGGCGGCCAGCCGGCCCTTCGACCGCCGCCGCAACGGGTTCGTGCTGGCGGAGGGCGCCGGGGTGCTGGTCGTGGAGCGCGTCGAGCACGCCGACGCCCGGGGCGCCGCGGGCTACGCCGACCTGCTCGGCTGGGGCGCCACCACCGACGCCTTCAAGCCCACCGCGCCGCGCCCCGACGGCGAGGGGGCCGCGCAGGCGATGCGCGGGGCGCTGCGCACGGGCGGTCTGACGCCCGGCGACATCGGCTACATCAACGCGCACGGCACCGCCACCAAGCTGGGCGACATCGCCGAGACCAGGGCCGTACGGGCCGTGTTCGAAGACCGTTCGCCGGCCGTGAGCAGCACCAAGTCCATGACCGGGCACCTGCTCGGCGGCTCCGGTGCGGTGGAGGCCGCGATCTGCGCCCTCGCCGTCGCGCGCGGCACGCTGCCGCCCACGCACAACCTGGACGAGGTCGACCCGGCCTGCGACCTGGACCACGTACGGGGCGAGGCCCGGCGCGTCCCCGTCCAGGCCGTGCTGTCCAACTCGTTCGCCTTCGGCGGTCACAACGTCAGCCTGCTGTTCGGCACCGCCGGCACCCGCGCCCGGCGCCGCGAAGAGGGAGAGAGCACGTGA
- a CDS encoding class I adenylate-forming enzyme family protein has protein sequence MNPKNERAELAADQRLGVGNVLTTLIERGTGLDRPTLTFDTEVDGHPAWQPLTLAHLGERVAARAAVLHALGVRPRDPVAVWVTDGADQVLGYLALARLGAIPALVNGRVPAEQAAEYIRRLGAVGVIADRPHRDALSSAGSTTALLADPADLGTGDPGAAPAAYRHHGDEPVVITHSSGTTGLPKAVVHSHHSLFAAIRHRLSLPKGQGLDRMLGALPSAHAATVIAVNLALTNRAQLAVVSRQTGTLVLDAIESWQPASVLGFAATWSELAGEDLSRRDLASVRTWWNTGDCAHEAHIRKLIAHGTRESVTARGRVTRPGSFFVDGLGSSEMGHSQFHITHTPDTGRYGRCIGRPHAFSDIAVVDDDGERLGTGEVGQLAVKAPTLSLGYWNDSVTTYRTRRDGYFLTGDLVYRDEEGYYYHVDRLVDAVDLGDGHRLYTMLCEERVLADCAGVLECTVVAVSTDGRVATSVLLVLDPAADQEADRTAEVLAALEPWVARTVERVVVVEPDRIPLGATGKVRKFLLRRRFLDGELLGRETSAKQVAV, from the coding sequence ATGAACCCGAAGAACGAGCGCGCGGAACTCGCGGCCGATCAGCGGCTGGGCGTGGGCAACGTGCTGACCACACTGATCGAGCGGGGCACCGGCCTCGACCGACCGACCCTGACCTTCGACACCGAGGTGGACGGCCACCCGGCCTGGCAGCCCCTCACCCTGGCGCACCTCGGCGAGCGCGTCGCCGCCCGGGCCGCCGTCCTGCACGCCCTCGGCGTCAGGCCCCGCGACCCGGTCGCCGTCTGGGTGACCGACGGCGCCGACCAGGTGCTCGGCTATCTGGCACTGGCCCGCCTGGGCGCGATCCCCGCGCTCGTCAACGGCAGGGTGCCCGCCGAGCAGGCGGCCGAGTACATCCGGCGGCTGGGCGCCGTCGGCGTCATCGCCGACCGTCCGCACCGGGACGCGCTGTCCTCGGCCGGCAGCACCACCGCGCTGCTCGCGGACCCCGCCGACCTGGGCACCGGCGATCCCGGCGCGGCTCCCGCGGCCTACCGGCACCACGGCGACGAGCCCGTGGTCATCACCCACTCCTCCGGCACGACCGGCCTGCCCAAGGCGGTCGTCCACTCCCACCACAGCCTGTTCGCCGCCATCCGGCACCGGCTGTCCCTGCCCAAGGGCCAGGGTCTGGACCGGATGCTGGGCGCGCTGCCCTCCGCGCACGCGGCCACCGTCATCGCCGTGAACCTCGCCCTGACCAACCGCGCCCAGCTGGCCGTCGTCTCCCGGCAGACCGGCACGCTGGTGCTCGACGCCATCGAGTCCTGGCAGCCGGCCAGCGTCCTCGGCTTCGCCGCCACCTGGTCGGAGCTGGCGGGCGAGGACCTGTCCCGGCGCGACCTCGCCTCCGTGCGCACCTGGTGGAACACCGGGGACTGCGCGCACGAGGCGCACATCCGCAAGCTCATCGCGCACGGTACGCGCGAGTCGGTCACCGCGCGGGGGCGGGTGACGCGCCCCGGCTCGTTCTTCGTGGACGGCCTCGGCTCCTCGGAGATGGGCCACTCCCAGTTCCACATCACGCACACCCCCGACACCGGGCGCTACGGCCGCTGCATCGGCAGGCCGCACGCCTTCTCCGACATCGCGGTCGTCGACGACGACGGCGAGCGGCTGGGCACCGGCGAGGTGGGCCAGCTCGCCGTCAAGGCGCCGACGCTGTCGCTCGGTTACTGGAACGACTCGGTGACCACCTACCGCACCCGCCGGGACGGCTACTTCCTCACCGGCGACCTCGTCTACCGCGACGAGGAGGGCTACTACTACCACGTGGACCGCCTGGTGGACGCCGTCGACCTCGGCGACGGCCACCGCCTGTACACCATGCTGTGCGAGGAGCGGGTCCTCGCCGACTGCGCCGGCGTGCTGGAGTGCACGGTCGTCGCCGTGTCCACGGACGGCCGGGTCGCGACCTCGGTGCTGCTCGTGCTGGACCCGGCGGCGGACCAGGAGGCCGACCGCACCGCCGAGGTGCTCGCCGCGCTGGAGCCGTGGGTGGCCCGCACCGTCGAGCGCGTCGTCGTGGTCGAACCGGACCGCATCCCGCTCGGCGCGACCGGCAAGGTCCGCAAGTTCCTGCTGCGCCGGCGCTTCCTGGACGGCGAGCTGCTGGGCCGGGAGACCTCCGCGAAGCAGGTCGCCGTATGA
- a CDS encoding phosphopantetheine-binding protein: MSAEVEKFIIEALQNMNYDVSEVTGDTPLGPAGLDLESLSVAEIAIQVEDTYGVKFEEDEMETVALLTVSGLVKEIVDRASAAAAAK, encoded by the coding sequence ATGTCCGCTGAGGTCGAGAAGTTCATCATCGAGGCGCTGCAGAACATGAACTACGACGTGTCCGAGGTCACCGGCGACACCCCGCTCGGCCCGGCCGGCCTGGACCTGGAGTCCCTCTCGGTCGCCGAGATAGCCATCCAGGTCGAGGACACGTACGGGGTGAAGTTCGAGGAGGACGAGATGGAGACCGTCGCGCTGCTGACCGTCTCGGGTCTCGTCAAGGAGATCGTCGACCGGGCCTCCGCCGCCGCCGCGGCCAAGTGA
- a CDS encoding 4'-phosphopantetheinyl transferase family protein codes for MDGHPGMDPDTVTVLWCTTDGDERRRARALLLRGAAGMLGVPESEVWVGHEPGGRPFLGGAGEGVRVSVAHTRTAVAIALARGAAVGVDVEAVRPLRAEPMARAWLHPVEAAWIGGLPEAERSVAFLWLWTQKEAVGKALGRGLRGGGMSRRMPLPRNWPPALDARSVPSPLPGADALASAAVLVDGGRHVLGVALCGDTGGIGGGSGEGGVHVQVRRIASGTRS; via the coding sequence ATGGACGGGCACCCGGGAATGGACCCGGACACGGTGACGGTGCTGTGGTGCACCACGGACGGGGACGAGCGCCGTAGGGCACGCGCCCTGCTGTTGCGGGGCGCGGCCGGGATGCTCGGCGTCCCGGAGTCCGAGGTATGGGTGGGCCACGAACCCGGCGGCCGGCCGTTCCTCGGCGGGGCCGGCGAGGGTGTGCGCGTGAGCGTGGCCCATACGCGCACGGCGGTGGCCATCGCCCTGGCCCGCGGGGCCGCGGTGGGTGTCGATGTGGAAGCGGTACGGCCGCTGCGCGCCGAGCCGATGGCCCGGGCGTGGCTCCACCCCGTGGAGGCAGCCTGGATCGGCGGGCTGCCCGAGGCGGAACGCTCGGTGGCCTTCCTGTGGTTGTGGACGCAGAAGGAAGCCGTCGGCAAGGCACTCGGCCGGGGACTGCGCGGCGGTGGCATGAGCCGTCGTATGCCGTTGCCGCGGAACTGGCCGCCGGCCCTGGACGCCCGGTCGGTGCCGAGCCCGTTGCCCGGTGCCGACGCGCTGGCGTCCGCCGCCGTCCTCGTCGACGGCGGCCGTCATGTCCTCGGTGTCGCGCTGTGCGGGGACACCGGAGGGATCGGGGGTGGTTCAGGCGAGGGCGGTGTCCACGTCCAGGTGCGCCGGATCGCCTCCGGCACCCGGAGCTGA